The proteins below are encoded in one region of Gallus gallus isolate bGalGal1 chromosome 12, bGalGal1.mat.broiler.GRCg7b, whole genome shotgun sequence:
- the LOC107054356 gene encoding translation initiation factor IF-2-like isoform X1 codes for MRTPLISLAQNGEPQDALRQKRRRCPTRPPAPRGTTAHRNPAAESGVQRSSSSGSAGPRWARGAERPLRSSRRGRLEPGASREPRAAGRTRPGRSAPCQPAAGTRGAEARRRSRPRHERRPPGKRRGRPRPRGPLRPSPRAAARRRAVAFGAGRAGAEPTTARPSACPANAAGGRRAPGEERTRLPRTASSSSAVPPTPAAMPARASAAEEEPGRRGEPRPTPPVRRHERPLPPCRPPLQQHAATRGGSWRPARCRHPPPASRPSARCSHRATCGLSRRPTSRRAHRRCGLPGPPCLPLPPLAGSARAAGAGGGCSPSGRAAAPGFLGCSPSSGRAAAPGFLRSRQQPPAAPPTSREITGWQPRAGSVRDGRRAAPGGIRGR; via the exons ATGAGAACCCCTTTAATATCGTTAGCACAAAACGGAGAACCACAGGATGCCCTCCGCCAGAAGCGCCGTCGGTGCCCGACGCGACCCCCGGCTCCACGCGGCACCACCGCGCACCGCAACCCCGCGGCTGAGAGCGGCGTCCAACGCTCCTCGAGCtccggcagcgcggggccgcggtGGGCGCGTGGGGCTGAGCGGCCGTTGCGCTCCTCGCGGCGGGGGCGGTTGGAACCCGGAGCCAGTCGGGAGCCGCGGGCAGCCGGCAGGACGCGACCCGGCCGCTCCGCACCATGCCAGCCCGCCGCCGGCACACGCGGAGCCGAGGCCCGGCGAAGGAGCCGTCCGCGGCACGAACGCCGCCCGCCCGGGAAGCGGAGGGGCCGTCCGAGGCCTCGGGGGCCGCTTCGCCCTTCGCCGAGGGCCGCGGCACGCAGACGGGCGGTCGCCTTCGGCGCGGGGAGAGCCGGCGCGGAGCCGACGACCGCTCGGCCTTCGGCGTGCCCGGCAAACGCCGCAGGAGGGCGGAGAGCGCCCGGCGAGGAGAGGACGCGCCTTCCGCGCACGGCGAG CTCCTCCTCCGCCGTCCCGCCGACTCCAGCGGCGATGCCCGCCCGCGCCTCCGCGGCCGAGGAAGAGCCGGGCCGAAGAGGAGAGCCCCGGCCGACGCCGCCCGTCCGCCGCCACGAGCGGCCGCTGCCGCCCTGCCGGCCCCCGCTGCAGCAGCACGCGGCGACACGTGGCGGCTCCTGGCGCCCTGCCCGCTGCCGCCACCCACCGCCCGCATCGCGCCCGTCCGCACGGTGTTCTCACCGTGCCACCTGCGGCCTCTCACGGCGCCCAACCTCGCGCCGTGCCCACCGCCGCTGCGGGCTCCCTGGGCCGCCCTGCCTGCCCTTGCCACCCCTGGCTGGCAGTGCCCGTGCTGCTGGGGCCggtggtggctgcagcccctctggccgtgctgcagcccctggcttccttggctgcagcccctcctctggccgtgctgcagcccccggCTTCCTTCGCAGccgccagcagcccccagcagccccgccTACCAGCAGGGAGATCACGGGCTGGCAGCCCAGAGCGGGCAGTGTGAGGGACGGGAGGAGAGCAGCCCCGGGAGGGATCAGGGGCCGGTAG
- the LOC107054356 gene encoding proline-rich protein 36-like isoform X2, whose protein sequence is MPARRRHTRSRGPAKEPSAARTPPAREAEGPSEASGAASPFAEGRGTQTGGRLRRGESRRGADDRSAFGVPGKRRRRAESARRGEDAPSAHGELLLRRPADSSGDARPRLRGRGRAGPKRRAPADAARPPPRAAAAALPAPAAAARGDTWRLLAPCPLPPPTARIAPVRTVFSPCHLRPLTAPNLAPCPPPLRAPWAALPALATPGWQCPCCWGRWWLQPLWPCCSPWLPWLQPLLWPCCSPRLPSQPPAAPSSPAYQQGDHGLAAQSGQCEGREESSPGRDQGPVDVDEECEEIEIVVV, encoded by the exons ATGCCAGCCCGCCGCCGGCACACGCGGAGCCGAGGCCCGGCGAAGGAGCCGTCCGCGGCACGAACGCCGCCCGCCCGGGAAGCGGAGGGGCCGTCCGAGGCCTCGGGGGCCGCTTCGCCCTTCGCCGAGGGCCGCGGCACGCAGACGGGCGGTCGCCTTCGGCGCGGGGAGAGCCGGCGCGGAGCCGACGACCGCTCGGCCTTCGGCGTGCCCGGCAAACGCCGCAGGAGGGCGGAGAGCGCCCGGCGAGGAGAGGACGCGCCTTCCGCGCACGGCGAG CTCCTCCTCCGCCGTCCCGCCGACTCCAGCGGCGATGCCCGCCCGCGCCTCCGCGGCCGAGGAAGAGCCGGGCCGAAGAGGAGAGCCCCGGCCGACGCCGCCCGTCCGCCGCCACGAGCGGCCGCTGCCGCCCTGCCGGCCCCCGCTGCAGCAGCACGCGGCGACACGTGGCGGCTCCTGGCGCCCTGCCCGCTGCCGCCACCCACCGCCCGCATCGCGCCCGTCCGCACGGTGTTCTCACCGTGCCACCTGCGGCCTCTCACGGCGCCCAACCTCGCGCCGTGCCCACCGCCGCTGCGGGCTCCCTGGGCCGCCCTGCCTGCCCTTGCCACCCCTGGCTGGCAGTGCCCGTGCTGCTGGGGCCggtggtggctgcagcccctctggccgtgctgcagcccctggcttccttggctgcagcccctcctctggccgtgctgcagcccccggCTTCCTTCGCAGccgccagcagcccccagcagccccgccTACCAGCAGGGAGATCACGGGCTGGCAGCCCAGAGCGGGCAGTGTGAGGGACGGGAGGAGAGCAGCCCCGGGAGGGATCAGGGGCCGGTAGATGTAGATGAGGAATGTGAGGAGATAGAGATAGTTGTTGTATAG
- the LOC107054354 gene encoding translation initiation factor IF-2-like, whose amino-acid sequence MPARRRHTRSRGPAKEPSAARTPPAREAEGPSEASGAASPFAEGRGTQTGGRLRRGESRRGADDRSAFGVPGKRRRRAESARRGEDAPSAHGELLLRRPADSSGDARPRLRGRGRAGPKRRAPADAARPPPRAAAAALPAPAAAARGDTWRLLAPCPLPPPTARIAPVRTVFSPCHLRPLTAPNLAPCPPPLRAPWAALPALATPGWQCPCCWGRWWLQPLWPCCSPWLPWLQPLLWPCCSPWLTWQPPAAPSSPAYQQGDHGLAAQSGQCEGREESSPGGDQGLVEVADEEEDIEIVVV is encoded by the exons ATGCCAGCCCGCCGCCGGCACACGCGGAGCCGAGGCCCGGCGAAGGAGCCGTCCGCGGCACGAACGCCGCCCGCCCGGGAAGCGGAGGGGCCGTCCGAGGCCTCGGGGGCCGCTTCGCCCTTCGCCGAGGGCCGCGGCACGCAGACGGGCGGTCGCCTTCGGCGCGGGGAGAGCCGGCGCGGAGCCGACGACCGCTCGGCCTTCGGCGTGCCCGGCAAACGCCGCAGGAGGGCGGAGAGCGCCCGGCGAGGAGAGGACGCGCCTTCCGCGCACGGCGAG CTCCTCCTCCGCCGTCCCGCCGACTCCAGCGGCGATGCCCGCCCGCGCCTCCGCGGCCGAGGAAGAGCCGGGCCGAAGAGGAGAGCCCCGGCCGACGCCGCCCGTCCGCCGCCACGAGCGGCCGCTGCCGCCCTGCCGGCCCCCGCTGCAGCAGCACGCGGCGACACGTGGCGGCTCCTGGCGCCCTGCCCGCTGCCGCCACCCACCGCCCGCATCGCGCCCGTCCGCACGGTGTTCTCACCGTGCCACCTGCGGCCTCTCACGGCGCCCAACCTCGCGCCGTGCCCACCGCCGCTGCGGGCTCCCTGGGCCGCCCTGCCTGCCCTTGCCACCCCTGGCTGGCAGTGCCCGTGCTGCTGGGGCCggtggtggctgcagcccctctggccgtgctgcagcccctggcttccttggctgcagcccctcctctggccgtgctgcagcccctggcttACTTGGCAGccgccagcagcccccagcagccccgccTACCAGCAGGGAGATCACGGGCTGGCAGCCCAGAGCGGGCAGTGTGAGGGACGGGAGGAGAGCAGCCCCGGGGGGGATCAGGGGCTGGTAGAAGTAGCTGATGAAGAAGAGGATATAGAGATAGTTGTTGTATAG